In Vigna radiata var. radiata cultivar VC1973A chromosome 3, Vradiata_ver6, whole genome shotgun sequence, the following proteins share a genomic window:
- the LOC106757461 gene encoding uncharacterized protein LOC106757461, translated as MVCMSGLQQKTKDLLKGITPKEIFYIFTFTILTLLLPLSFLLLAKFSDAQYYLQTLTWYHSPRHFPYVLTLALHINPLILYVLVSIISVASFMHVFTGKTITLTDPSSPSSTVVQPRLYTAWILLCTFQVCVGLGIEGSIEVGLYDSGESSFGVERSLLMRVIFLVGLHQTTQVWARMVVRPVVDDTVFGVEREVRLVERVVVAASLGGLWWWRLRDDVESLVVMVEAKKEQLMDVRVSDFVGWWLYYLTLTIGIVKIVRLLIGMATIFLFRTSATFFQVEHCEIDHKV; from the coding sequence ATGGTTTGTATGAGTGGTTTGCAGCAAAAAACCAAAGATCTCTTGAAGGGAATAACCCCTAAAGAGATCTTCTACATCTTTACCTTCACCATCCTCACCCTTCTCTTACCTCTCTCGTTTCTGCTACTGGCCAAATTCTCCGATGCACAATACTATCTCCAAACCCTCACCTGGTACCATTCACCGCGCCACTTTCCCTATGTTTTAACCCTCGCCCTTCACATCAACCCTCTCATTCTCTACGTTCTTGTGTCCATAATTAGCGTGGCTTCGTTCATGCACGTTTTCACGGGAAAAACCATCACTCTCACTGACCCTTCATCACCCTCCAGTACTGTTGTTCAACCTCGTCTCTACACTGCATGGATTCTCCTTTGCACGTTCCAGGTTTGCGTTGGTTTGGGCATTGAAGGGAGTATTGAGGTGGGGTTATATGACTCCGGTGAGTCGAGTTTTGGCGTGGAGAGAAGCTTGTTGATGAGAGTGATTTTCCTGGTGGGGTTGCACCAGACGACGCAGGTTTGGGCGAGGATGGTGGTGAGGCCTGTGGTGGATGACACGGTGTTTGGTGTTGAGAGAGAAGTTAGATTGGTGGAGagggtggtggtggcggcgagCTTGGGTGggttgtggtggtggaggtTGAGGGATGATGTGGAGAGTTTGGTGGTAATGGTGGAGGCGAAGAAAGAGCAGTTGATGGATGTGAGAGTTAGTGACTTTGTTGGGTGGTGGCTCTACTATCTCACTCTCACTATTGGGATTGTAAAGATAGTAAGGCTTCTTATAGGGATGGCCACCATTTTTTTGTTTAGAACAAGTGCAACATTTTTCCAGGTGGAACATTGTGAGATTGATCATAAGGTATAG